From Papilio machaon chromosome 2, ilPapMach1.1, whole genome shotgun sequence, the proteins below share one genomic window:
- the LOC106714159 gene encoding zinc finger protein 33B, with the protein MEDNIKTCCRICLDVETKHVSIFEDPVVLLHIKSCLSINVNTNDDLPKEICVVCISQLCDFYNFQQNARCSQDWLESSIQSKTKKSETKTYVQPLPDSEYNSDSLLEFLNNTANIEEYLNNLGKEDIPSIVSLLDKTSDHNIEFTKTINKVTKQASPKKRESPKTKKCIKMDIDVLDSDVELVKEILFKETEPKTKSNHVKNDKTICFGCKAKFDNVQKLSQHLCICENASRTCIHCNVQFESKKKMKKHSIIHGILTQMICNCGKQFTNKELLVKHYNSCQADQVSMLGLCHRCKQCGVIFKDRLELYKHVKQHLIKSAEKICDICGHTFIGNDRLAKHKKEEHEKLENLLYRCKICNKISGNHKEMYMHVQNHTKQVASSHLCESCGHSFATKATLLRHSLQHAAQNDHQCSFCSKKFPDAKSNYEHQLKHSDIVMCDKCGEKVDRHKLECHLCV; encoded by the exons ATGGAAGACAACATTAAAACCTGTTGTAGAATATGTTTGGACGTCGAGACGAAACATGTGTCCATTTTTGAAGATCCGGTTGTTCTCTTACATATAAAATCGTGCTTATCAATCAACGTAAACACTAACGATGACCTTCCTAAAGAAATCTGCGTAGTTTGCATATCGCAGTTATGCGACTTTTACAATTTCCAGCAAAATGCTAGATGTTCACAAGACTGGCTAGAATCTTCTATTCAGTCAAAAACGAAGAAATCAGAAACTAAAACTTACGTACAACCATTACCTGATTCTGAATACAATTCGGACTCACTCCTAGAATTTCTAAACAATACAGCAAACATAGAGGAATATCTAAACAATTTAGGTAAAGAAGATATCCCTTCCATAGTAAGTTTGCTTGATAAAACAAGCGATCATAACATAGAGTtcacaaaaacaattaataaagttacCAAACAGGCTAGTCCTAAAAAAAGAGAGTCAccaaaaacaaagaaatgtattaaaatggaTATAGATGTTTTAGATTCTGATGTAGAGTtggtaaaagaaatattgtttaaagagACAGAGCCTAAAACTAAAAGCAATcatgtaaaaaatgataagacaatatgttttggCTGCAAAGCTAAATTTGATAATGTACAAAAACTGTCACAACACTTGTGTATATGTGAAAATGCATCTAGAACATGCATACATTGTAATGTACAATTTGAATccaagaaaaaaatgaaaaaacacTCAATTATTCATGGAATATTAACACAAATGATTTGCAACTGTGGTAAACAATTTACTAACAAAGAATTACTTGTAAAACATTACAACAGTTGTCAAGCTGACCAAGTGTCTATGTTAGGTTTGTGTCACCGCTGCAAACAGTGCGGAGTTATCTTTAAAGACAGATTGGAGCTCTACAAACATGTAAAGcagcatttaattaaatctgctGAAAAGATTTGTGATATATGTGGACATACCTTTATTGGTAATGACAGATTAgctaaacataaaaaagaagaaCATGAAAAACTGGAAAACTTATTGTATAG gTGTAagatttgcaataaaatatcaGGAAACCACAAAGAAATGTACATGCATGTACAAAATCACACAAAACAAGTTGCGAGCAGTCACCTGTGTGAGTCATGTGGTCACAGTTTTGCAACAAAAGCTACATTACTTCGTCATTCTTTGCAACATGCTGCACAAAATGATCATCAATGCTCATTCTGCTCTAAAAAGTTTCCTGATGCAAAATCTAATTATGaacatcaattaaaacatAGTGATATTGTTATGTGTGATAAATGTGGTGAGAAAGTAGATAGACATAAATTAGAATGTCATCTGtgcgtttaa
- the LOC106714155 gene encoding oxysterol-binding protein-related protein 1, with protein MSSKDDTGREAEESLLYSARHGELSVVKALLEAKREGKLTLDINCKGKSRINYGWTPLHLATYFAHKEVVEVLLDSGVNVDEVNDNGDTALHKASFTGNEELVILLLNYKADVNIMNGEGQTACDVSKTHDVQRLLEAAQKSERVDKERQLLTAAKDGRVEDVQALLSGVSPPNINCVDSQGNSGLHCAAYRGQARVAVLLLQNGIDTTLRNNTGQLAIDLAKDDDMREVLSVRPVQKLQRTAARFEGPLLKKSRFLGWRPVWAVLQRGVLMYYGSRAEAARCGAGRGGVGGGAKKYLDGARLSAPPAQPALLLLHYSDGDSHRLAVDAAEPDTLACRQSWITALNEHIAYSGHYLWAGAGPETAKEATEDDDCKPLGSMQDALTTANNRLAVLETQLRECGAIVAALDNTAALGNSLHHSAYMRFQHACGTGAEALSALRHCAALVAQARDRDQYVLCAQLERNRVLEEALAALARTHHALEMSVADEITKSKRKKKLSQTESKENFFDVYDESGDDDDTLVTAGLSSPLGALSPWGSSPDLTRHTPIGSVDSDEDDKTATNEGKLERAVSGSSWSFRSECSRGTLVSQDGHVYRNARPYRSPATPSSDKS; from the exons ATGTCTTCAAAAGACGATACTGGCCGAGAAGCTGAAGAATCTCTACTATATTCAGCCAGACATGGAGAATTATCAGTCGTTAAAGCATTACTTGAAGCAAAGAGAGAGGGAAAATTGACTTTGGATATTAACTGCAAAG GTAAAAGCAGAATAAATTATGGCTGGACACCGCTACATTTGGCTACGTACTTTGCGCACAAAGAAGTTGTTGAGGTGCTGCTCGACAGTGGCGTCAATGTGGATGAAGTAAATGACAATGGAGACACAGCTCTGCACAAAGCTTCATTCACTGGAAACGAA gAACTAGTGATACTCCTACTGAACTATAAAGCTGATGTCAACATAATGAACGGTGAGGGTCAGACGGCGTGTGACGTCAGTAAGACACATGATGTGCAGCGGCTGTTGGAAGCGGCGCAGAAATCTGAGCGCGTAGACAAGGAGCGGCAGCTGCTCACTGCTGCTAAGGATGGACGGGTTGAAGATGTACAGGCATTG CTGAGTGGTGTCAGTCCTCCGAATATAAACTGCGTGGATAGTCAAGGCAACTCGGGGCTGCATTGCGCAGCGTACCGGGGACAGGCGCGCGTCGCCGTCCTTCTGTTGCAAAACGGCATTGACACCACGCTCAGGAATAATACGG GTCAGCTGGCCATAGACCTGGCGAAGGATGATGATATGCGCGAGGTGCTAAGCGTGCGGCCGGTGCAGAAGCTGCAGCGCACAGCCGCCAGGTTCGAGGGACCTCTGCTTAAGAAGTCGCGCTTTCTCGGCTGGAGGCCAGTTTGG GCGGTGTTACAACGCGGTGTGTTGATGTACTACGGGTCTCGGGCGGAGGCTGCGCGGTGTGGGGCGGGGCGAGGCGGAGTTGGGGGCGGGGCCAAGAAGTACCTTGATGGGGCGCGGCTCTCAGCACCTCCAGCACAGCCTGCGCTGCTGCTGCTGCACTACAGCGACGGCGATAGCCATCGTCTCGCCGTTGACGCTGCAGAACCAGACACGCTCGCATGCAGACAG TCGTGGATAACAGCTTTGAACGAGCACATCGCGTACTCTGGACACTATTTGTGGGCGGGCGCCGGCCCTGAGACCGCTAAGGAGGCCACTGAGGACGACGATTGCAAACCACTTG GGTCTATGCAGGATGCACTGACTACAGCCAACAATCGTCTGGCAGTGCTGGAGACACAGCTGCGTGAATGTGGTGCTATAGTTGCAGCACTAGACAACACTGCTGCACTCGGCAACTCACTACATCACTCCGCTTACATg CGTTTCCAGCACGCTTGTGGTACTGGGGCGGAGGCTCTGAGTGCTCTGAGGCACTGCGCCGCACTTGTAGCGCAGGCACGAGACCGCGACCAG TATGTGTTATGTGCGCAGTTAGAACGTAACCGTGTACTGGAGGAGGCGCTGGCGGCACTCGCGCGTACACACCACGCCCTAGAGATGTCCGTCGCTGACGAGATCACTAAG agtaaacgaaaaaaaaagttatcacAAACCGAATCGAAAGAAAATTTCTTTGACGTATATGAcg AGTCAGGTGATGATGACGACACGCTGGTGACTGCAGGACTGTCAAGTCCACTGGGCGCCCTCAGCCCTTGGGGCAGCAGTCCTGACCTCACACGACACACGCCCATCGGAAGTGTTGATAGTGATGAGG aTGATAAGACGGCAACAAACGAGGGCAAGCTGGAGCGCGCGGTGTCGGGGTCGTCGTGGTCCTTCCGCAGCGAGTGCTCGCGCGGCACGCTGGTGTCTCAGGACGGGCACGTGTACCGCAACGCCCGCCCCTACCGCAGCCCCGCCACGCCCAG ttcTGATAAATCGTAG